TAGTGACTTTGCTATATCTTTTATTCTTACCACTAATCTCACTTCTCCTTAAGCTAAATTTACGTTCACTAAACTAAAACATAGGGTGTTCAAAAAATAAGGTGCATGGTTAAGGGAAAAAATCAAGGTCATTAACAACTAAATAGACTGTGTGATTCAAATGGCCGTTACAATTTAAAAGACCATCTCCTCATCTTTATCCTCACGTGATAACATGAGGTTAGGCCAAAATCAGAAAGGAGATGGTCCACCTAATGTTACCACAAATTCAATCACTTTTAGATAAAGTCATCACCAAAGATGTGTTTGATTCTATTTCTGTCATAGCTGCCAATGTCAATAAATCACTTAAATCTCTTTCTTCCCATTCTTCTCATCGAGGAAGAAAGATGAAATATTCTAATGAACAGATTCTTCGCATTCTCGTTCTCAAGGAACTACTCCATATCTCCTTGAGAGATATGGTAAAAAGTCTTCACTTTAACGATTCATACAGAAAAGCTTGTATGTTGGAAAAACATTCTATTCCATCTCTTGCAACTTCGAGTTATAGAAATGCTCGTACTGATTACAACGCGCTTATTCAAAAGACCATCATGCTATACGAATTGGAAACATCTAAAAGAGTAGAACTGACAACTGTCGATTCAACAATGGTTAAGCCTTGTTTGGAACATAGGGCTCAACTTCAGAGAAAACGTCACAAGTATACCGATAAGAATGCATCTTGGACGATGACCACAAAAGTCAAATGGGAATACGGATATAAAG
Above is a genomic segment from Mesoaciditoga lauensis cd-1655R = DSM 25116 containing:
- a CDS encoding transposase, with amino-acid sequence MLPQIQSLLDKVITKDVFDSISVIAANVNKSLKSLSSHSSHRGRKMKYSNEQILRILVLKELLHISLRDMVKSLHFNDSYRKACMLEKHSIPSLATSSYRNARTDYNALIQKTIMLYELETSKRVELTTVDSTMVKPCLEHRAQLQRKRHKYTDKNASWTMTTKVKWEYGYKVHISCDNDSSMILKYSFATAKEHDSTHFKDVIDSLKTSRYFLLDKAYDSNEIYHLILNHTSAIPIIDINRRKDSSKPTSKDKNIRWIMKNIRIKYKSLYKKRWEIERINSNLKSPFMYSLEYICSTPSLQRDCWIKTVSS